TGCCTGCACTTTTTACCTTATCAGAAGACTTAAGCGACGGATAGGTATGCAGAATAAAGTCAGGATTTAATATTTTGATATCATCTGAACGCATCTCAACTGAATAATTTTTTTCAACAGGAAACGGATGACTACGGCACGATGGAAGCTCTTCTGAAAAAGGGGAGTATGTAAGTCCGACTTTTAAGATATTCATCCCAAGATCCGATGCAATATCAAATATCCAGTCAACTGATTTTGGATACGTTGATATAAGCACATTTTTTCCTTTCAAAACCGGTTTTAATGCATCCACTCTTTTCTGATATTCCTTCTCCTCTTCAGCGATAACTCTTAAAGCCACATCCTGTCTTTCAAATATTTCCGCAATGGATAATAGCCATTCTTTTGTCTCTCTAAAGCCTGTTGGAAGAGTTTTTTCAAAAAAGGGAACATCTGATACTGAAGATATGATTTTTTGTATGTTTTCGGACGTTTCATCTGAATATGCCGGCAGATTTAAAGCAGCCTCATTAAATTTCCTTATTGAATCCATATTACTTCTGATAAGAAAACGGCAGTTGACTGAAATATCAAGTTTATTTAGAAGATCTTTTACGGCCTGAATATTATTATCCGCGTTTGAAGCAAGGTATTTTTCAGCGATGATATTTACAGACCGGCTCTCCTTTTTACTTACTTCCTTGTTTATAAGGCAGGTTAAGGCCCTGTAAGCGTCCATTTCTCCCTGAGCAAAATCACCTGTCAGATTACCATCTGTTTCTATCGGAATGATACATATGTCCGGGTTTTTTTCACACACTGAGGAGATTACCTTTTTTATATTATCACCAATTATTCCGGGAGGACATGCAGTGATAACAAATATTGTCTTAAATCCCTTATCAATAGAATCTTCAAGAGCATCCTCTAGTTTTTTCTCACCTCCGAATATGAAATCATCGTCTGTCATATCTGTTGTTATCATTCGTTGTGGCATACCTCCTGAATACATGTCATTATAACGGGCGGTGGAAGACTGGCTTGTATCAAGCATCTTTTCATAGATCATCAGTGCACAGCTTTTCGGGCAGTGCATAACCGTCATAGCATCGGTTATCTGTGCAGTTACAGAGACCGCACCGGCAAAAGCACAACCTATGAGCGGCTTTTTGTTTTTGACAGAGTTTGAGATGCATTTTTTCTCCATAACTCTTATTTCTGAAAGCCTGAATTTATCCGCAGGAATTTTCTCATTTCTCATCAGAACGGTGTTTTCGAGCTCTTCATCACTCAGCGGCAGTGCCGGATACAAAAAACCTCTTTCTGACTCCAGATTTTTCATATGCTCTGCAAGTTTGCAGAACAGTCCGGCCTCATCTGAATCAGGGTACTTCTCAATTAAAGTGCATCCGTCTTTTTCCGCATCCGCAAAGATCTCACTTCTAGGCACACTTACAATAACCGGAAGTTTTACCGCTTTTGAAAATCTTGCCACACGCTCGTCCTCTTCCAAAAGTCCGCGTGCATTGTAAATTATTCCGGCAACCCTGTTCTTTGTTTCAGTAAACTGCCTGATTCCTCTGAGAATGTTGTTGGCTGCATAAATGGCCATAAATTCTCCGGATGTTACGATGTATATTGCATCGGCATATTCGCGTCTTATGGGAACGCTGAATCCACCGCAGACAACATCTCCCAGGACATCATAAAGGGTTATATCAAAAAGCGATGATTTTATGCCAAGTTCTTCTAGAAGCTCAAATGTGCTGATAATCCCTCTGCCAGCACAGCCTACTCCGGGCTTAGGCCCTCCTGCCTCGACGCATGCGACATTTCCATAGCCCTTATAAATAATATCCTCGGGATTCCTGTCAGCAGGGAGGATATCCCTGATATAATCCAGAGCGGTTACCGGTATTTTCCCTCCAAGAAGAAGCCTTGTTGAATCATGTTTGGGATCGCATCCTATTTGAAGAACGCTGTGACCATTCTTTGCGAATGCGGCAGATACATTTGCGGAGATTGTGGATTTTCCGATTCCTCCCTTGCCATAGACAGCGATTTTAATTGAGATCATCCCCTGTAGCAGGATATAAATGTGAGATATTTTCAACGAGTTTGCTTATGCTCTCGCACCTGTTCTCACCGCCCGTATGAGTCAGGAGCCATGCAGGTTTATCCCCGTTCTTTTCAAGAGTCAGGAAAATATCAGATTCGCCACCGTTTGCCGGAGTAAACCCAATCCGCTCAAGTGCACATAATGTCCAGATGCGTTCGACAGATTCAGCTCCTGTAAAGGTAAAAGTACCTTTTTTCTGTACAGGAATTGTAAATTCCCCCCTTATAGAATCAAAACTGACACCCTCAATCTCAAAAGCAGAGCCAAAAATTCCGGATAATATCAGATCTTCGGGAACACCTGAGATCATTTTGCCGTTTTTGTCAATTATCCAGAGCTGATCAGCACAGCGGATTGCCAGATTCAGATCATGGGTTGAGAGAAGAATCGACTTTCCTGTTTTTTGCGCCACATTTCTTAGAATACGCATTGTTTCAATCTTATGCGGCAGATCCAGAAAGGCTGTTGGCTCATCAAGAACCATCATCTCAGGCTCCTGTGCAAGTGCACGGGCAATCATTACTTTTTGCCGTTCCCCGTCACT
The genomic region above belongs to Methanomicrobium antiquum and contains:
- a CDS encoding ABC transporter ATP-binding protein gives rise to the protein MNQSPILVCKNLTIGYNSQKSAAKEISKNLNLTLNRGELVCLIGPNGSGKSTLIRTITGIQPAIDGEVWLCNKRIEDHSSDEKAKTLSVVLTNPVSAGYLTAYDIVALGRFPYTNWAGRLSESDNLIVTSALKSVGAGNLTRRFMHEMSDGERQKVMIARALAQEPEMMVLDEPTAFLDLPHKIETMRILRNVAQKTGKSILLSTHDLNLAIRCADQLWIIDKNGKMISGVPEDLILSGIFGSAFEIEGVSFDSIRGEFTIPVQKKGTFTFTGAESVERIWTLCALERIGFTPANGGESDIFLTLEKNGDKPAWLLTHTGGENRCESISKLVENISHLYPATGDDLN
- a CDS encoding nitrogenase component 1, translating into MISIKIAVYGKGGIGKSTISANVSAAFAKNGHSVLQIGCDPKHDSTRLLLGGKIPVTALDYIRDILPADRNPEDIIYKGYGNVACVEAGGPKPGVGCAGRGIISTFELLEELGIKSSLFDITLYDVLGDVVCGGFSVPIRREYADAIYIVTSGEFMAIYAANNILRGIRQFTETKNRVAGIIYNARGLLEEDERVARFSKAVKLPVIVSVPRSEIFADAEKDGCTLIEKYPDSDEAGLFCKLAEHMKNLESERGFLYPALPLSDEELENTVLMRNEKIPADKFRLSEIRVMEKKCISNSVKNKKPLIGCAFAGAVSVTAQITDAMTVMHCPKSCALMIYEKMLDTSQSSTARYNDMYSGGMPQRMITTDMTDDDFIFGGEKKLEDALEDSIDKGFKTIFVITACPPGIIGDNIKKVISSVCEKNPDICIIPIETDGNLTGDFAQGEMDAYRALTCLINKEVSKKESRSVNIIAEKYLASNADNNIQAVKDLLNKLDISVNCRFLIRSNMDSIRKFNEAALNLPAYSDETSENIQKIISSVSDVPFFEKTLPTGFRETKEWLLSIAEIFERQDVALRVIAEEEKEYQKRVDALKPVLKGKNVLISTYPKSVDWIFDIASDLGMNILKVGLTYSPFSEELPSCRSHPFPVEKNYSVEMRSDDIKILNPDFILHTYPSLKSSDKVKSAGIPYCPGFGFSAALAHAERWTKLISYPLSEGWKRDGEGII